DNA sequence from the Juglans microcarpa x Juglans regia isolate MS1-56 chromosome 5S, Jm3101_v1.0, whole genome shotgun sequence genome:
gtagcattactctaatgCAGTAGAATATAGATGTCATTtgataatattgtgaatatttATTAGAAACAAATGTAGAAAAGATTGCAAAGTTGCTTTAGGTAAACTTATCCAATCCAAGATTGCTTCACTTTTACAGGTCTATCCCTTTGGTGATTAGCTATCATTGCTTTACAGGACATATGAATGTGGggctgatgatgatgatgagattaTAAGACACAGAATACGTCTCGAAGGTTGATTTTGGTCACCCCTTTTGTACTCAGAACTTGATGGGTAATGTTAGGTGAACCACAGAGCTAgcttatattatacatatacaaTCTTGTATTTCTTTTGCTCTACTGTGAAAGCCaagattgatgattttttaatagaaaatattcaaatcataggtggattatataaaaataattttataaattaatatagtataatgtgattcattagattgtaaaattattttattgtaaaataaatttaacaaattatataaaattaggtcaatttgtaaaaaaaatatatatataattttttttttgtggccttaagagttttttttttttttttttttttttttttttaaattccccTCAAATTCTTCACCACTTTTTTCGTCTCACCAACCCATGCACTCACTCCCGAGTGGACCCTAGGGCTACTCAACTTTGACCCACCCCCACCACCACTACCACGGTACCACCAATTACTCGGCACCCACCAAACCCAATATCCACCCTGCAAAATAAAAATCCCCATAATTAAGGAACAAATTACCCTCCATGGACCAAAAAAGCCTAATGATTTTAGGGCCATTTTTTGATAGGTTTGGGTCCAACTTTCGTCATTTTATTTTCCACATTCTTTCGGTAGCTTAGAGAAAAATCTAAGACAAGATCATCTTTCGTCAAGGTTTTGTAGCCAGGAGTGTGaactatttacatatagagAACTGTTAGATCTacacataaattttatacaaaacaaTTCACACACTAATGAGActtaatgtaatatattatatttactttataataaaaaaaagtttacaatcTAATGAATCACACTAAACCGTGTCattctataaaattttattgtataagATTTATGTGTAGATTAAATATTTCTCTTGCGTATGTTATAACTTAGACAACTTAGAAGGATCAAGTTGATAGCCCTACAGCTCACACACCGTGACTCTAGGAGTCTGTCCTTACACTATGTATAGAAACTtgttttttgaatatttgtaatccTCATAATTCCTCCTGTAAATTCTTTGGATCATCCATTCTATAGTTCATTCCTTGTAATATTTGTTGTTATATATTCTCAATACAATCAACATCTCACATAGGTGAGACAAGTTTAGCAAAAgtcttcatggtatcagagagggAATGGTAAGTTGCACGAACTCTCTACACAATACCTCAAACATGTCTACTATCTCCACTCCTTCCGCTTTCACTCCACATGAGGACTACACAATACCTCAAACATGTCCACTATCTCAACAAATCTTCTTCTTTGAAAAATCTAAATGTTGAATATTCTTGAGAGTTGTGATCTCCAAGGATTTATCTCTGGTGAAACCAAGCCCCCTCCTCAATATGTTGACGAAGATGATGTTGGTTCCCAACTCAATCTTGCCTTGTAAAAAGGTGCAAATCAGATTGTTTGGTCAAAGGTTGGCTTACTGCCACTCTATCCGAAGAGGTTCTCGGCATAGTCGTTGGCCTCAACACTGCCGTTGAAGTCTGGAATGCTCTAGTTCATGCCTTTGCCCGTAGCCCTCTGGTCGAAGTCTTGCTTTAAAGCAACAACTTATGTTGATTGCTCGCAGCACATCTACGTTGTCTGTATACATTCCCAAATTCAAAACAATGTGCGATGATCTTGCTAAGATTGGAAAACCCTTcctaacaacaaaaaatatggtGGTTACTTCACGGCCTTGGGAAAGACTATGAAATGCTCACCACTACCATGCTTTGACCCCCTGTTCCTGCCTACTCAGAAATGGTCACCCTACTTGAAAGTTATGCTGAAAGGCACAACTTAGATGCTAAAGCAACACACACCTCATATGGCTTTCTATGGCTAacacaacaacaataaaaatgaaaggcACAATGACAATCAAGGCAACTCTTCATTCAACTCTATGGGTCGTGGTTTCATTCAAGGCTCTTCAAGCTTGACAAACAAATCATACAGCTCTTCAAATGGCTAGTCCAGATCTTCCTCCAACTCCATCTCTCACAAAGCTGAAAATGATGATGTCTTAGTTTGCCAAGTCTGCAACAAAAGGAATCACACCGCCCTTCGCTGCTTCAATCGATTTAATCACTTCTTCAAGGAAGACATCATTCCTCAAGCTTTAGCTACTGTCATGCTTGCTGATGCACAAGACATTGATTGGTTCCCTAACACAGCAGCTCTAGATCATGTCACCAACAACCCAAGTATACTACATTCTCTTTAGCCTTATAATGGGTCCGAGGGTCTCATCACTCATGGTGGGCAATGGTGAAGTTCTCCCTATTACTCAGACTAGTCAAGCACAACTTGGTACTGGTTCCTCTTCAATTTCATTGTTATCCATTAGCATGCTTATAACTGATTACGCACTTGTATGAAATTTAATGGTGATGGTTTTGTGATAAAGGATAAGACAACACAACTAGTAATGGCGATGGGGCATAGGAGTGGCCGCCTTTACATGCTTGATCATCCACCTAGTGCTTGCTTCTCAAATAGGTTTAGACATGTGACATCTGATCGTTGGCATCTCCGACTTGGACATCTCCACCCTCAAGTCCTGAATAATTTACATTCCCATAAACTTATCTCTATGTTAagtcacaaaaataattacaacagCCCCATTTGTACAAGCTATCAAATGGGAAAATCTTGTAAACTTCCCTTTCTCAGTAGTGAAAATAAAGTGACCTTGCCTTTCCAAAGGATTTATTGTAATTTATGAGGTTCAAGCCCTATTCTTTCTCATGAAAAAGTTTGCTTCTAAGCTATATTTGTTGACAACTACATAGGCTTCACTTGGTTTTTTTTCCATGCACCGCAAGTTAGACTTATCTTCTAACTTCATTGTGTTAACTCTAGGAGTCTATCCGTACACTATGTATAGAAACTtgttttttgaatatttgtaatccCCACAAATCCTCCTACTAAATCCTCTAGATCATCCCTTTTATAGTTCCTTTCATACAATATTTGTTGCTCTATATTCTTAATACAATCAGCATCTCACATAGGTGAGACAAGTTTAGCAAGTCTTCACAAGTTTTCTAGTAGATTTTCCGAGTTCTACTCCATTGAAGGATTTGAGTTATGGATCCTTCATGGAGGCCTTGAGGGCTATCGAGTCTGGGTTGTGGGTCCTTTAGTGTGTTAAGGTTGCAATCCTTCAATGAGATTCTCAAGCCATTAGTCGTTTGTAGGCGTTCAAGTTGTGAGGCCTTTAATGGGtttataaaagaacaaaaaaaaaaaaaaaaaaaactataacaaaaaatgtTCTATGacaatatatgatttattaagaTTCAATGAGTCAACAAGATTATTGAGTCGGGGGCATATATAGTATGAAAATATTTGCTTTCAATAGAGTACAAACAATATGCTATGAAGTAAGGCAAAAGGACTTGTAACAACACCATATTGCAATGTTTGTACGCATATGCTAtgaatcctttttttttagttgattgGAACTTTGTCAATACTTCAGCCTCACCATGTCCATCtctccactttttttctttttctggtgtCTATATCAAGGTTTTGAATACCATGCCGAACCAGTAACCAGCACGGGGGAGATGTGTTTCGTACCAGATCAAATACTGACCATTTCTATGTGTTTCAGTCAGTACTGGCTGGTTTTCAATATGCCGGCcgaaattttgtattttgtattttcagtGTATTGTCGTAATTTTcactcaaattctcacatatgAGGgctattttcttaaatttttttaatccccTTTTCTTGAAGACTGTAAATCAAATCCATACTCCCATTTTTGTGATGAAGAtaagtgattattttttttaatagttggattgagaacttagaagtattattgagttttataaatatatgttttaactttttaagacttgcattaatattattttgaaatataatttatacataattaatttatctatatataaactatcCTGAAACAAGACCGATACTggaatatttcgttccagtgccttaaccgaaacagtattcaaaactttggtctACATTTAATATAGATGGGAGAAAATTAGTAACATCCTAATTTTCTTAGCAATGTCAAAAAGTAAGCAAAAGTTTGGCTCGAAAGGGTGATAAAGCTCCATGGGATGTGTGAGGGTAGTAGTCCCCAGGGTTGGGCCAAGGGGAGTAGGCCCTGTCCACAAGGCCCGAAAAGTCTCAGGGCCCAAGGATAAGGGCTAGGTTGGGCTAGGTCGGCCCGGGAAGGGAAGAAATCGTGCAATGCATGCTAACTAGAGGAGGGAAGGTAGAGCCATCTGACACGACAACTGGCCAACAACCCCTGTCCCTAGACCCTGGCGTTCGGATAGGCCAAAGGAATGGATGCACCTAACCGAGGCCATGCCACATTTAATGGGACGGAAGCGGACACGCCACGACGTGTCTCTTAGGTGTCAGTTACAGCTACAATCAGGTCTAACAATTCTACTGCACAATAGGGAGATGGTAAGGACACCCAACCCCAGTACGGAATGGCACACCCACCATCCCCTTCCCAAAGATTGTCCCAACCAGGTATATATACCCTCTCCCTCAGTTAGGGGAGGGGTTCAAACACTTTAACacttcaatttattattttcccaAGGAACTCACTGACTTTAGCATCAGAGGTATCCCCTACCACCTCGAagacttcattttctctttagTTGCAGGTGGATGAATTGGGTCCCATGAAGTTGCTCGGACTGCGAAACACAATATCAACAGGATGAATAAAGAGACGGGGTGGGCAGGGTGGGATGGACGATTATGGAGTCAATTCTCCTTCCAACGTTCGGACGGGATATTCCCGTCCACGGGATGCTATACCAGGTACGAGAGCTCAAACTCTCCTCTTACCCATGTGAAAGTAGggatgacaatatgtgacacgacctgttaacccaacacgaacacgacacgataaaaacGGGTTAGTAtttagccttaacgggttcgggttaAAACGGGTTAATCCGTTAAGATAcgatagcttaacgggttgataacgttttgacccgttaagaaagttaaaattacaattatactcttattcttaaaatataaaactgttgtgattttaattttgatatttttattatttggattgtaatttagACTTGAAGTtagctttatattttttataaatattgtgattttaatatttatataaaattatgttaaacttaactagattAAACGGGTTAATTTTAGATCTGTTTAACCCATTGATATAAACGGATTAAAATGGATTGACACGatacgacccgttatgttaatagATCGTGTtagagtttaaaattttaacacgATAAACTTAAtagattaaattaaaattgatttatataatataatatatatattttggcaTGATACAAAACTATCAGTTAACACGACTGGGAAAGAGACGCCCGATCCGGGGTGAGCACCCCTAGGCCCTCTGCACCATACTTCTCCATTTCAGCGTCCTTTTCACTTTATTGAAAAAGCTTCCATCTGTGGGCTATAAAGATACAAAGGTCAATTACCTCACCAACCTTTGATTCCTTCGCAATCCCGTTTTTACTTTGAAGTATCTCACCCTTTTTCACTTTACCAACCACCATCAACGAACTAATCCTCTCCCCTCCCCCACCCGTCACCCTCACAACAAAACGTACCACCCTTACTGATCCACATGCCGTAGGCCCCACATCTGTTTGCAAATCAGAAAACGGCAATTAATTATATCATTCCACGTGTATGATCTCATTCTaatgaatatataaattgtCTAAAGTACATTcaaaatatgaatgaaattatattgttataaaatatcatgtcattgaaattatatacatatatatataaatattttttaataaaataaaatatttaaaattacctcattagtatttttgtttataatatattattattaatattgaatGCATGCGTTAGGAGCATCATAACTTGGACAGTAGTGCATTCACCAACTCCTTCTCTGATATATATCGACAACTCTCCAACCATTTCTTTTACTTCACCAACAACAGAGCAATCCATacgttttctttcttctcctgaTCCTCCTAGTCCTCCTCCTCCAATGGCTCTCCCTCTAATATTACCCATCTGcctcatcctcctcttcctTGCATTATACATGATCTACCAACGGCTAAGATTCAAGCTCCCACCGGGCCCCCGCCCGTGGCCGATCGTCGGCAACCTCTACGACATAAAGCCGGTGAGGTTCCGGTGCTTTGCCGAGTGGGCGCAGGCATACGGTCCGGTTATATCGGTGTGGTTCGGATCGACGCTGAACGCGATCGTGTCGAACTCGGAGCTGGCGAAGGAAGTGCTCAAGGAAAATGACCAGCAGCTGGCTGATCGGCACAGAAGTAGGTCAGCGGCGAAGTTTAGCCTGGACGGCAAGGACCTTATATGGGCGGACTATGGACCTCACTATGTGAAGGTCAGGAAAGTCTGCACCCTCGAGCTTTTCACCCCAAAGAGGTTGGAGTCTCTTCGACCCATTAGGGAAGATGAAGTTACTGCCATGGTTGAATCCATTTTCAAGGACTGCGCCAGTCCTGGTACGTACGCacgcttttttatttattttatattatatcatttaGTTAAaatgttgttgtttttattattgctgttactatatataattatgttatgtgTTTGAGATGGATAGTCTAATCTGAATTAATATCTTCAATGActttaattttagttaaaacCTCAAACTTTTACCTAAATTTTGGACTAGATGATTGCCAACGCTCATAGAACAGTTCagttttctaataattttaaatatttaatcaatattttaaattagctTCGTctatcttattaatttttttcacaaaatctaTGCACAAAATGGGACAAGGATCCTAAAAAATCACCGTTTAATTTGTTGCTTGAACAGTTTCTTTCTGCTAAAATAATTGAGGCAGGAGTTAAAGCTGTTAGTTGACAACAGTATCGTTTAATGTATTATTTCAAACTTCTTGTGCTTGGGACCGGGGCAGGAAAGGTCGTGGGATTGATGCCACTCGTAGCCGTCAAAAGTATACAATTTTAAGGTGGTCTGGGTCTAATCTTTTATTAGAACTTGGACCAGAGTCCACAGTTATCCCACCATCCATGAGATCTGCTGGCTTTAATTCTTAGTAATAGTATTCAACATAATAATGTCaaactattaaaaataagaattttgttACGTACAAGTAAGTTTGCGAACCAATCTGCATATTAATGTTATtgtatttatattctaaattcaaattagcactattttcaataaaatttattttctgaccaatcatattgaatgagtgcgcgtattagtacgcagaatcgcttacaattaaatttttcttaaaaataaatccactTTAGTTTTATGAGAAAAAGTAAGCTGAAAATTGTTTGATGTATTTATGTGGCAGATAATGATGGTAAGAGTTTGTtggtgaagaaatatttgggAGCAGTAGCATTCAACAACATAACAAGATTGGCATTTGGGAAACGGTTTGTGAACTCAGAAGGGGTAATGGACGAGCAAGGGTTGGAATTCAAGGCAATAGTGGCCAATGGATTGAAGCTTGGTGCATCACTTGCCATGGCAGAGCACATTCCATGGCTTCGTTGGATGTTTCCACTTGAGGAAGAGGCTTTCGCCAAGCATGGTGCGAGGAGGGACAGACTCACCAGAGCTATCATGGAAGAGCACACACAGGCACGCCAGAAAAGTGGCGGCGCCAAGCAGCATTTTGTCGATGCATTGCTTACTTTGCAGGACAAATATGATCTTAGCGAGGACACCATCATTGGACTCCTTTGGGTGTGTAAGAAATTGGAACTAATACATGAGAGTTTTAGTAAATATGAAAGGCATTTCCCAAGGGTTTTGTAAGGTAATGATCAGAGTTTGTTCTATGATCTTGTGCAGGACATGATCACTGCGGGCATGGACACCACTGCAATCTCAGTAGAATGGGCTATGGCTGAACTAGTCAAGAACCCAAGGGTGCAACAGAAGGCCCAAGAAGAGCTAGACCGCGTCATTGGGTTTGAACGCGTCCTGACCGAGGCCAATTTTTCTAACCTACCTTACCTGCAATGTGTAGCCAAAGAGGCTCTAAGGTTGCACCCTCCAACCCCATTGATGCTCCCCCACCGAGCCAATGCCGATGTGAAGATTGGTGGCTATGACATCCCCAAGGGGTCAAATGTTCACGTTAATGTCTGGGCTGTAGCACGTGACCCGACCGTGTGGAAAAACCCGCTTGAGTTCCGCCCGGAGCGATTTCTGGAGGAGGATGTTGACATGAAGGGTCATGACTTCCGGCTGCTTCCATTTGGTGCAGGCAGGCGAGTGTGCCCCGGTGCACAACTTGGCATCAATTTGGTCACGTCCATGCTGGGTCACCTATTGCACCATTTTGTTTGGACACCACCGGAAGGGATCAAGCCAGAGGAGATTGACATGTCAGAAAATCCCGGATTGGTCACTTACATGCGGACCCCGTTACAAGCTATGGCCACTCCCAGGTTGCCATCTCACTTGTACAAGCGTGTGGCAGTGGACATGTAATTttttgtatggtttttattatCCTCCTTAAGTTTTTTTCATCATGAACTTGTCATGATGAAAATGTGATATCTTTTATGTATGATCATTATGCATGAAGTACATTAATCTGAACGACGTGTGTATGCTATATCAATCGGTTAGTTTCCTGTATACTGGATAGGAACTACAGAGCACTATCACACaaagtgaagaaaaatatatccaCATGAAATAAATATCTAAACCTGTAAaccaaaaattgaataaaagataGAGGtagcatatataaaataatcagTAGACAGTAGGTGTAATCAACAAGCGCATTAACACAAATAAACCCATATCCATCTGGATTAAAAGGTCAGAAAGGAGTAAGTTCACACATCATGTAATAGGCTGAGTGCCAAAGAGTTTTACTTTGTTCAATAATCATATTGCCCAAGTAGCACCATGGCTCTACAAATACATTTAACACCTATAAAGGTATAAGATGCTGATTTAGGAGTTAC
Encoded proteins:
- the LOC121267878 gene encoding cytochrome P450 98A2; the protein is MALPLILPICLILLFLALYMIYQRLRFKLPPGPRPWPIVGNLYDIKPVRFRCFAEWAQAYGPVISVWFGSTLNAIVSNSELAKEVLKENDQQLADRHRSRSAAKFSLDGKDLIWADYGPHYVKVRKVCTLELFTPKRLESLRPIREDEVTAMVESIFKDCASPDNDGKSLLVKKYLGAVAFNNITRLAFGKRFVNSEGVMDEQGLEFKAIVANGLKLGASLAMAEHIPWLRWMFPLEEEAFAKHGARRDRLTRAIMEEHTQARQKSGGAKQHFVDALLTLQDKYDLSEDTIIGLLWDMITAGMDTTAISVEWAMAELVKNPRVQQKAQEELDRVIGFERVLTEANFSNLPYLQCVAKEALRLHPPTPLMLPHRANADVKIGGYDIPKGSNVHVNVWAVARDPTVWKNPLEFRPERFLEEDVDMKGHDFRLLPFGAGRRVCPGAQLGINLVTSMLGHLLHHFVWTPPEGIKPEEIDMSENPGLVTYMRTPLQAMATPRLPSHLYKRVAVDM